The window TCTTCTCGACGTACTCGTCGCCCAGCGTCGGATGGCCGAACGAGAGGAACGGGAAGTCGAAGTGGGTAATCGAATAGGAGGAGACCCATTCGAACCGTTCGGCTTCGGCGTCGGCGACCATGTTCTGGCCGGCGATGGAGCCCTGTTCCTTGGCCGACCCCCACGCGCCGTTCTGGGCGCGTTCGCCCAGAATTACGTCGTGGAACTGCGTGATGTCGCCGGCCGCATAGACGTCCTCGACGTTGGTCTGCATGTACTCGTCGACGACGATTCCGTCGTCCATTTCGAGGCCGGAGCCCCGGAGGAATTCGGTGTTGAAGTCGAGGCCGATGGCGACGCCCGCGAAGTCGGCGTCGAAGCGCTCGCCGTTGGGGTCGATAGCGGCTTCGATGTGGCCCTCGTCGTCGGTCTCGAAGTGGTCGACGCCGGAGTCGAAGACGGGCGTGACGTTCTTCTCTCGCAGCGCGTCGTGGATGATTTCGGCGCCCTCCTCGCTGAGGGCGTAGCGCCACCACGCGTTGCCGCGCATCAGATAGTGGGCTTCGACGTCCTGTGCGCCGCAGATGGCGGCGAGGTCGATGCCGAGCAGGCCGGCGCCGACGATGACGCCGTTTTCGGCGGCTTCGGCGTCTTCCTTGATGGCGCGGGCGTCCTCGAAGGTCCAGAAGTGGTGAATGCCCTCGGCGTCGCTGTTGTCGACCGGCAGTTGGGTCGGGGTGCCGCCGGTGGCGACGAGCAGTTTATCGTACTCGTAGACGTCGCCCTCGTAGGTGTGAACCTCGTGGGCGTCGGTATCGACGCTCGTGACGACGGTATTGAGCTGGAGGTCGATATCGCGCTCGTCGTACCAGTCGGGGTCGTGGATGGAGACGGGCGCTTCGGGCAGTTTGCCCTTGGCGAACTCCTTGATGAGAATCCGGTTGTAGAGAGCTTCCCCCTCCTCTGTAATGACGGTGACGTCGGCATCCGGGTCGGCCTCGCGGATGGTTTCGGCTGCCGATGACCCGGCGATGCCGTCACCGATTATTACGTGGGACGCACACAT of the Natronomonas halophila genome contains:
- a CDS encoding NAD(P)/FAD-dependent oxidoreductase, whose protein sequence is MCASHVIIGDGIAGSSAAETIREADPDADVTVITEEGEALYNRILIKEFAKGKLPEAPVSIHDPDWYDERDIDLQLNTVVTSVDTDAHEVHTYEGDVYEYDKLLVATGGTPTQLPVDNSDAEGIHHFWTFEDARAIKEDAEAAENGVIVGAGLLGIDLAAICGAQDVEAHYLMRGNAWWRYALSEEGAEIIHDALREKNVTPVFDSGVDHFETDDEGHIEAAIDPNGERFDADFAGVAIGLDFNTEFLRGSGLEMDDGIVVDEYMQTNVEDVYAAGDITQFHDVILGERAQNGAWGSAKEQGSIAGQNMVADAEAERFEWVSSYSITHFDFPFLSFGHPTLGDEYVEKKYDEGTWRRVVLKDGKVIGGVLIGDLAPQSGLKKLARQQVDVSDKKELLLAESIDVDAFEEAAPAE